The Herpetosiphon gulosus nucleotide sequence GAAAGGTTAATGTTGCAGCATTGGCTCGCAATGAGGCTTCAATCGAATCCATCGCTGCTGAAACTTCATCGAGATAATCGCCACCAAGCACTTTTTTGAGCATCGTCCAAAATTCAGCATCAGCCAAATCTTGCAAGCCCGTTTTGGCGAGCAGTTTCTCCAGCGATACCGCCGATTTGATCGTGCTGAGCAGCGAATCAATTTCGTAATCGCGAATATTGGTTAATTCTTTGGAGGCTACATTAATCGCTTTGTTGATCAATTGGTTGAGCGATTCAGGCGAAAGCGTCTCGACCAAACTATACAATTGATCATACAAGCGTTGCAGTTCGTTCAAAATAATCTCAGGATCAAGCTTGGCGACCAATTTAGCCAACTCGGCATTAGCATCCTTGAGCGGAGCCAATAATTCCGAAGGCTTGAACTCTTCCAAGGTTTTGATCACCAGTTGATACGGCGCTGAGTTGAGAATTGCATCGGTGGCGATTGTGCCAGGATTAAATTCATCGATCATGCGCTCAATCACCAATACCTGATTTTTGAGCAAATTGACCAACTCTTGCAAGGGTTCGCGAATTTGGCGGAAGGCATCAAGCAATTCAGGCTTGACAATCTCATCAACTTTGACCGCTTCGATCACTTTTGCGCCAACTTTAAGCGCAGTTTTCTGCGGCGTACCCATGCTGGCAACATCAATCGCCCGCACATTGCCCTCTAATTTGGTGGTTTGCTCAATCACCAAATCAAAGACTGGTTTGAGCGAAGCATCGCCGATTTTGGTTTTGAAATCTTCGATGCCTTGACGAGCTTTGTTCAGAGCATCTTGCACATCAGGTCGATTGAGCACTTCGCTGATTTTGCCTAGCAATTGGCGAATTTGCTGCTCAAGCGTGTTGAAAGTTTGAGTCAATTTGGCATCAACATTGTCTTGCACATTTTTGACTGCCGCATCAAGTTTGAGTTTCAATTCCTCGATGCGCACAAAAAATTGCTCGATCACGCTGCTAATGCGGTTACAGCCATCTTTAATTTGGCGCACGACAGGCCCAACATCAACCTGACTGAGAAAGGCTTCGATCTCAGCGGTGACGTTGGTAATTTGGGTTTGCAGGCCATTTAACACGCCGCTGACGCTTTGGATGTTGGTTTCAATCGCGGTCGAAACGTTGCGAGCAGCTTCTTCGGCCTTTTTGGCGGCGGCCTCAAGATATTTGACAATATCGTTGGCCATATCGGTTAATTCTTTGATTGGGCTGGTGATTGCGCCCAAAACTTGGCCAGTTCGCGCTGTGAGTTGATCAAAATAGGCTTGCAAAAACACATCGTCGGTAGCGCCAAAATCGAGCACTTGGGTCAAGGCTTGTTGCAATTGCGCCACATCTTTGACCAGCATGCGTTGCAAGGTTTTATCGGATTGCTGAATCTGGCTCAAGCCTGAAAGCAAGGTGCTGCGGCTCAACTGCTGAAAGGCATCAATATCTTGGCTTTTTTCGAGTGCATCGAGCGCTTGTTGATACGATTTGAGGTAGCCGCTGCTGAGCAAGGTATTGGTGGCAGTCAGGCTATACAGGGGCAAATTATGGCGCAGCGTGCGCAATTGCACCACGTAAATTTCGGCCAAGGCCTCGGTGGTTAGCTCAGTCATTTTGGCCGGATCAGTCAGGGTATTCTTGAATGATTCGACAATTTTCAGCAGCATGCCCAAAATCCGCATGGGCGTTGAAGCCCCGGCATCAGCCAATTTGCGTAGCGGTGCAGTAAAACTATCAACATCAAGCCACGGCAGATCGGGGGTCGTGGTTGGCGTATCAACCTGCACCGGAATCACTGCATTGGTGATTTTGCCCATTGTGCCGTTGACATCGAAGGTTGGCGCAGGCAAGTTGATCGGCAGCGGCTTGCTGGTCACATCGCCAATCAAGGCATTGCGATTAACCCCGCCTAGTTGATCAAGCGGCGCGTTGATTCGCCCAGTAAAGCCTTCTTTGGTCAAGCCTTGGGGCATTACTGGCAAACTGACGGCAGGGCTAGTGCCATCAGGCGTAGCCGCTGCCAGATCATCTTTAATTGCTCCAGCGTTGATCTCGCGCATGCCATCGGCACCAACGGCGCTGGGGGTAAATTTCCCATCGAGCAGGCTGGTTAATTGGCCTTTGCCCGGTAATTCATTCAACAACGATTGCATACATCTCCCCGTAACACACTAGCCCAACAGGCTGCGCAGCGCTCCCAACGAATCGCTCAGACTGCTGGCGGCTTCACGCACCGGATCTAGCGCGGTTTTCAATGGTTCAACTGGATTGGTTATCTCGGGCAGCGAGCCAAAAGCCAAAGCATCGGGCAGGCTCGCCAGCGTGGTCAATTGGACAGCTTGGGTTTTGATGCTGGTGTTAACTTGAGCCGCTGCAACCTTGCTTTTACTTGGCGCTGCATATTCGACAATCTGCAACCGATAACTATATTGGTCTGGCTCGTAGGCTTGTTGAGTCACTTGAAATTGATCAAGCGTAACTTTGGCAACATAGCCTTGACCGACAATATCGGCGATAAACTCGACTGGCTCTTGTTTAAGATAAATACCGCGCAACTGCTCCAGCATGGTTTGGGCTTCGGCTCCATAACAGATGCCTTCAATTTGCAAACAAACCGAGTGTCGTCCAAGCTGTTGGCTCACATCGCCAGCCATACCTGGCACATGGTGATACACCGCCGCCCGCTGTTCGAGCGTTTGAATTCGATGCACCCGTTGTAAAGCAATGCCTGCTAGCTCAAGCGCCATGGCTCCGCTCCTGATTAATCGCTATAAAAACGCAAATATTCGCGTTGCAAGGCTTGGGTCAGAGCTTCTAAAACGTCGTTCACCAGTTGTTCACGTTGAATTTCGCCAGCATGATTGGAATGTTGTGAAGCAACCGATTGCTGGATCGCCTCAATCGGCGGTGGTTGGTCTCTTGGCGTTTGGGCCGCATTGGCGATTGCCAGCAGGTTTGATGGCTGAACTTGGTTGCTTGGCAATTCCAAGGCTGGCTTGGTTGGATGAATGCTCGGCGCTGGAATGTTGTGGTTGGTTGCGCTAGCCGCTGCTTGGTTGCCAACCGCTGGCGTAATCCATGTCCTCTGAGCGTTGGCGATTTCAGCCAGATCGAAGTTTCTAAGCATGGCCTCAGGTTGGTCAGCAGCCTGATTTGGGCTATTTGGTTGACTGAGGCTCTGCGGAATTGCCGCCTGCTGCCAAGCTGAGGCCGTGCTGTTGCCTGTAGCTTGCAGATTTGCTTGGATTGGTAACGACGGTTGAACTGGCTCAAGGCTCTGGCTAGGTAAAGCTTGTGGCAGCGCTTGGGCTGGCTCAAACTGAGCAAACGCCTGAGGTTGAGCGACCTCTGCCAACAAGGCCGTTTCAGCTTGGTTCGCGCCCTGCCAGAGCTGGGCAAAATCGGCTAGGCCTTTGATTGGGTTAGCTTGTTGTATCCAAGCTTGGTTGCCGCTTGGCTCAAGCGTTGGAATCGATGGCAGGCTTGCGCCATGCTGCGCTATTGGGCTTGGCGCAACATCCAAGTCAGTGCTGGCTGTTGCAATTTCCGATAAGCCTTGATTTAGCTGATTAGTTGTAGTTTGATCGGTCAAATCGGCTTGAAACGGCGCAGCTTTGGGCAACGGCGCGGCAGCCAACACCTGTCGAGTATCACGCAGCCTAGGCCGAACCACAGCTTTTGTAGCTTGGGTTTGGCTGGACATGGCTGAAACTTGCGGCTGAAACAGATCTGATTGTGGCTTAGCAGGCATGCTATTTGCAATCAACGCAGGTTGCCAAGCATCTGAATATGTTGGTTCAAGCTCAGCAGCTTGGGTCTGGTTGCGCGGTTGACCAGTGATCAATTGGGGAATCAAGCCGCTACTCAAGCCCTCAGCCCAAGCACTGAGTTGTTGTAATTGCTCAGCCAAAGCCAGCTCAGTTTGCCAATCGTCAGCCAACATGCTGGCTGGTTCTTCGCTTGGCAACCACATCGTTAAGCCATCCAGCCATGCGCTAAAATCGGCCTGAATCGCCGTGCCAAGAGTTATTAAGCTTGATTCGGGCTTATTCACTGCCAACATCCTCGGCTAATAATTGCAAATACAGCGTGATTTGAGCCATCGTCAAGGCCTGCACTTGCTGCGGTGTCCAGCCAAACGCCTTGGCAAGGCGATAGCTGGCCTGCAACAACGGCGCTTGCTGCAACTCAATTAATCGCTTTTTTTTTCAGTCATGCCACTAATTTCGCGAATATGCGCGATCAAAAAATCGACCATGCCCAAGTGCATGCGCTTGACTTGCTCCAAACTCAGGCTTGGCTCGACCAACGCCTCTTTGATCAACAACAGCGGAATCAGACTTGAATCCTGTTTGGCGGCTCGCATAATCAATTGAAACGTGCCAATCGTGATCGGCTGGAGTTGCACCACCAATTCACGAGCGGTTGCAGTGGCCTGACCAGGCTGAATAATGTCGGCTGGAATCGTCACGGCATAGCGTGCTTGAGCGCCAGCAAGCAATTCATCGGCAGTTAGGTGGTTGTCGCTCATGCAAGCTCATTCCTCTAGGCGCTGGTTTCGGCGCTGCTCATGCGAAGGGCTTTGAAGGTCACCGTTTCCATCACGAAATCGTCTTCGGGCAAGCGAAAACTCCACGTATCAAACTTGACCCCAAAGATTGTGAGCGTGCTGCTATTGTCAGGCGAAGCCGGATTAACCAAATTGATTACGATATTAAAGGATGGTTGGGCAATGGCTCCGGTTGGGGGTGGGCTTTTCGAGCCATCGCCAAGCAACAAGCGAATCAGTGCGCCGTTGATATGGGCGCGTTCAGCAGTGCCCGAAATATTGATATTGCCTGGGCGCAGCTCGGTGGCAAAGCGCCGACCAATTTCGTGGTAAGGCCGAATATCGTTTTGCACCACAATTTGCACATTTTGTAACCGCCCGACCACGCTTGAGAGGGCATATTCGCCGATCAAGGCATCGGCCAAGCCACCTTCGGCGGTGCTGCTATCATCGACCGCTAGCACCAACGACGCATCTGAGCCACGAAAAACATTGACATTTGGCATGAGTTTGCTCCTAACCCAAATACATCGTTACTAAGATGAAGTCGATACTGAAGGTTGGCTGCAATGTGAGCGACACTTGCACTTCACCAGCAATTTGCTGAGCGCGAGTCGCCGAAACATCCAACGAATAGCCAACCAAGGCCTCATCTTCGACCATACGGGTCAAAAAGGCATCAAGCGTCGCTTTCATTGCGCCGCGCACGCGGTCGTTATTCAACTTGCCAATGTAGGGATTACAGGCTGAGCGCACGCCATAGATCGCATAATCGACGATTCGGCGAGTAGTAATTTGATGCCAAGCCGAATTGGTGGCGGTGGTAATGCCTTTGACCACGCGCCAGCCTTCACGTTTTTCGACCACCAAAACTCGTTTTTGCACCAATTGTTCAAGCTGCGAGGCGCTAAAGTTGGTGGTCAAGCCTTCAATTGCCACAGTTTTGTTGGTCGGGCTGGATTGAACTGGTAAAGCGGCGATCAGGCCAGCCACAGCAGCAGCCAAATAACTGCCAGGCAAGGAAACTTGACTGACAGTTTGGGTGGCTGGATCGCTAACCGAGCTTTTAATCCCAGGTGCGACGAAAATCAAGCGGTCGCTGGCATAGCTATGACCAGAGATTTTAGCGATATCGTCGCCAAGCGCACTGCCGATTAAGCCGATGCGTTCGCGTTTAATGCCTGCGGTGGTGGTGAGGTGAGCGATTAAAGCATTGGCCATGCCCACGTTTGAGTTATCTTGACCAGCTAATAAGACCAAATTAACGATTTCATTTTCCAATTCAGCGAGGGCAGTTTTATAATTATCAACTGTTACGCCTTCGCTGCGCACTGCATAAACCGTTTTGCCGCCGTTATTATAAATTTGCTCCAAAGCCCGAACCAGGGTTAATTCGTTTTTTGTGCCGCCCTGCCAAGCGTCGCTAGCCCCGAAGATCGCCTTGGCCTCGCTGAAACTGCCCAAAATTTGAACTTGATTGATTGGACCACTTGCTGCCGTGCCAACAATGCCAATATAGCCCGAGGCGATGCGCCCTGCGCTAATCAGCCCCTCATCACGCACCGTGATGTAGGTGCCTGGCAAAATCACTTCAGCCATAATACCTCCCTAAACAATACGCACACCAAAGAAGCATTTACAGCATTACGTTGCTATAAACGAATTTGAACTCTTTTGAGCGATTCGGGTGGAAAGTAGGAGTAGGTTGTGGAATTGCTGCTACTATAGCATAGGCCAAAAGTCAGCGTCAACGGATTTTTCGGGCGATTTTGGCCTTGGCAACTCCAATTGCTCACACACATTGCACAAAGAGCATGCAGATCATGGCTTCTGACAGATAGGCGAGTTAGTTAAAACACGAATGAGAGTAGTAGGTTTTAGGGTTCAGGGGCTAGGGATCAGTATTTTGATCCACGAAGAGCACAAAGAGCACGAAGGTAGTTTTTTAGCCACAGATTAGCACAGATAGATATGATTATTCTCCTATGCTCAATGCCTGATCGCTAGCCCCTGACCTTTTGCTTTCAGATCTCATCCCTCATCCTTCTCTGCGCCTCTGCGTTAAATATCGATCCACGAAGAACGCGAAAGAATGCGGAATCAGAGGTCAGGAATCAGGCCTAAATCAGCTGAATTCTGGCCCCTGATCCCTGACACCTAGCTCCTCGTTAAGAGCGCATCCATTCATTGGGAACACGCACAGCCAAGACCGTGCCAGTTGCACACAGCTGATCGGCGGCGCTAAGCGTGCAGGTCACCAAGGTTTTGCGCTCGTTTTGCACCGCGAAGCGAGCACGCAACTCCAAGCTTGGGCCAAGCGGCGTTGGTTTGTGGTAGGCAATTTCAAGCTTACCAGTCACATACCAAATCGGCATGGGGCTGCTTAGCGCAACCCCAACCTGTTGAGCAGCCAAGGCCATGGCACTAATAATTGCGTGGCAATCGATTAATGCGCCAATGATTCCGCCATTAACCACATGAGTTGGCGAGGCACAATGCCATGGCTGTGGTTGCCAATGACAAATTGCTTCAGCACCATCCCAATAGCTTTTGATTTGCAAGCCATGAGGATTATCCTTGCCACAGCCCCAACAATGATTGCCCTGCAATTGATCTTGAAAGGCTGGTTGCGTCGTTGAAACCATCAATGCTGCTCCTTGAAGCAAAATTTATTCGCTATACCCATGAGGATGTTGTTGATGCCAAGCCCAAGCACTCTCGATGATACTCTCGATCGTGGCATAGCGTGGCTCCCAGCCCAAATCGCGGCGAATCGTTTCCGATGAAGCGACCAAGGTTGCCGGATCGCCAGCACGGCGCGGCGCAACCACCGCTGGAATCGCATGACCAGTTACATTGCGCACTGCTTGGATGACTTCTTTGACGCTGAAACCGCCGCCATTGCCCAAATTGTAGCGGCGACTGGCTCCGCCGTTGAGCAAAGCTTGCAAGGTCAGAATATGGGCCGAGGCCAAATCGCTCACATGCACATAGTCGCGCACACACGAACCATCGGGCGTTGGATAATCGTCGCCGAAGATCGCAATTGATTCGCGCTGGCCCAAAGCAACTTGCAAAACCAAGGGAATCAAGTGGGTTTCAGGGTCATGGTGTTCGCCAATGGTGGGCGTACAACCACAGGCATTGAAATAACGCAGTGCACCATAGTGAATGCCATGCACCCGTTCATACCAATAGAGCGCCCGCTCCATCCACGCTTTCATCTCACCATAGGGCGAACCTGGCACAATTCGTTCGTTTTCGTCGATTGGCATTTTGGCGGGGTCGTCGAAGAGATTGGCGGTTGATGAGAGAATAAAGGCCTTCACGCCATGTTCAGCGGCAACCGTCAGCAAATTAATCCCTGCCACCACGCTATCACGCAGATAATACTCAGGGTGCTGCATCGACTCGCCGACCAAAGTATGCGAGGCAAAGTTTAAAATCCCATCGAAAGGGCCATGGGCTTCAAAGGCACTGCGAATTTCAGCAATATTATTCAGATCACCCAAGACAAAGGTCGCAGCGGCAGGAACCGCTTGGCGATGGCCTTGGCGCAAATTATCAAAGATTACAACGTCATAGCCGGCATCAAGCAATGCGGCACTGGTTACGCTGCCAATATAGCCAGCGCCACCGGAGACCAAAATACGCATACAAACTCCTTTTTACACGGCAAGATCGTCGTGTAGCATCGAATTCGCTGGCTATTGTAGCCGAATCAGCTTAATTGTGGGTGAGAAGCATGATCAAGTCAGAAAGCAAAAGGCAAAAGGCAGAAATGGAACAAAGGGTGCAAGTTCTAGGGCAGCGATGTGACGTTGTTTGTCACAAAATAGGCTATGCTATAGCTAGGCCGCAATCGGCTTGCAATTGCTATTTGTGAGGTATCCATGATTTTTGCGTGGATGGGCTATTTTGGTCAATCAAGTTTGACCAACTGGGATGGCCGCTTAAAACTCGATCCAATTGGCCACCCCGTGCACCTACATTTGGAATACAATTATCGCTCGAAAACGCCTGCCCAAACTTGGCAGGATTATTTTAACGCTTGGCTGGCAACCGATGAGCCAGCTAAAACCACGGGCTTGGTGATTGGCCGCTGGTGGCAGGATTCAGCCCACGATGGCGATATTGATCTTGTTTTAGAAAGCTTGGTTAATGCCCGCGAGTGCTTGCCCTTGCTCAAAGCCCTGTTCATCGGCGATTTTACCTCTGACGAATGGGAAATTTCGTGGATTTTGCAAGGCGATTATGCTGCAATCTTGGCCGCCTACCCGCAGCTTGAATATTTGGCAATTCGCGGTGGCTCAAACCTTAGTTTTGGTGCGATTCAGCATCAACAACTCAAGGCCTTAATCATTCAAACTGGTGGGTTAGCGGCGCAAGTTGTGCGTGATGTGGCTGCCGCCAATTTACCAGCGCTTGAGCACTTAGAGCTGTGGTTGGGTAGTAATGAGTATGGCGGCAATTCAACGATCGACGATTTACAGCCGATTTTGCAGGGTGAGCGTTTTCCCAACTTGGTAACCTTAGCCTTACGTGATTGTGAATATGCTGATCTGCTGGCTCAAGCAGTGGCTAATGCCCCAATTGTTGAACGGATCAAAATCCTCGATCTTTCGCTGGGCAACTTGAGCGATACCGGAGCCGAGGCCTTATTCACTAGCCCAGCGATTCGTAAGCTTGAATTTCTCGATTTGCATCACCATTATATGAGCGATGGCATGCGCGATTGTTGGCCGACGATCGAAGTTAATTGCGATGTGAGCGATCAACAAATTGCCGACGAAGATGGCGACGAAGAATATCGCTATATCGCCGTCAGCGAGTAAGGAGCACAACAATGGCTCAATTGCCATGGATGTCGGAGCTGGCTCCATCGAATATTGCCGATTGGGATCACCCCAGTGTCTTGCAATCAACTGGTGTAGTACATCGCATCGGGCTTGGCTACGAAGATGATTACGATACCAAGACAGCGTGGATTGATCGCTTTGCTGATTTTTTGGCCTTGCCCAAGGTTGAAAAAACCACAGGTTTGGTGATTGGCCCGTGGTGGGAGCTTGATGATGGCAATGGCCCGGTTGATCAGGTGATTGAAACCTTGGTCAGTGCCGCGCCCCAATTGCCCAATGTACGCGCCTTATTTATTGGCGATATTACCAGCGAAGAATCGGAAATTTCGTGGATCGAGCAGGATGATCTTTCGCCCTTGCTCTCGGCGTTTCCCAATTTGCAGCATTTTGCAATTCGCGGGGCCAATGGCTTGAGCCTTGGTTCATGTCAGCATTCCCAACTCAAAACCTTGGTGATTCAAAGTGGTGGCTTGCCCAACCGAGTCGTGCAGGAAATTTTGCACGGCAAATTGCCAGCCTTAGAGCACCTCGAATTATGGCTTGGCTCCGATTGGTATGGCGGCGATGTTACCCTGACTGATCTCGAACCCTTGCTGAACGGTGAGTTATTTCCCAATCTCAAGGTGTTGGCCTTGCGCGATTGCTCGTTTGCTGATGATTTGGCGATTGCCATCAGCCAATCCAAGATCATCAATCGGATCGAAGTGCTCGATCTTTCGTTGGGCAATCTTGGCGACGATGGGGCCAAGGCACTTTTGGCATGCCCAGCGATTAAACAACTCAAACTGCTCGATTTGCACTATCACTATATCGAGCAGGAAATTGCCCAACAATTCAAACAATTGGGCATTGAAGTCGATATCTCCGAGCCACAAGATCCTCATCGCTATGATCGACGCTATATCGCGGTGAGTGAATGATCGTTATTGGCAATCCACATGATCGACGAGTTGCGCTGTGGCAGGCGGCCTTGGATCGTCAAGGTCAGCCGCCAGCCCATGTGATCAGCTACTACGATCTATTGGCAGGTCAAATTTATTCGGCAGAATGGATCAAATCTGGCGAGTTAGTACGGATTGAATCGCCTGGTAAGGATGAACAACTGTATCGTGAACTGGTACGGTTTGGCGCTGAACTAAGGCCTGAGCCTGAGTTTGAGCATTGGCCGATTGATGCTGAGTTGCCGCAAGAGCGCGGGCGCTTGTGGGGTAGTCGCCAATGGTATCGTGGTTATACCCGCTTGCTAAGCCAGCTCGAACAACAATTAACCAACTTGAATGCACGCTTGTTACAACATCCCACTGACATTGCCGTAATGTTCGATAAAGTGGCCTGCCATGCCCGGTTAGCGCAAGCCGATGTGCTTGTGCCACGCAGTTTGCCAGCAATTGGCTCGTTTGAAGAATTACAAGCAGCGCTGCAAACTCATGGCTGGCAGCGAGCTTTTATCAAACTAGCGCATGGTTCAAGCGCCTCGGGCGTGGTGGCTTATCGCACCAATGGCCGCCAAATGCAGGCCATTACCACGGTCGAGTTGGTTGAAACTAGTGCTGGTTTGCAATTGTACAACTCTCGCAGTTTGCGCACCTACACCCATTTGCGCGAAATTCAACCATTAATTGATGCCTTGGCCAAACAACGAGTCCATGTTGAAGAGTGGGTTCCGAAGGCGCGGCTGGCGGGCAAGGTCTACGATTTACGCATGTTGGTGATTGCGGGCAAAGCCCAACACACGGTTGTGCGCACCAGCACTACGCCAATTACCAACCTGCATCTATTAAATCCACGCGGCGATTTGGCGGCGGTACAAGCCCAGTTGGGAGCCGAATTTTGGCAGGCTGTGCGACAACAGGCCGAAGCGGCTAGTGCATGTTTTAAGCGTTCGCTGTACGCTGGGGTTGATTTGCTGATTGCCAATAGCCTGAAACATTGCTTGGTTGGCGAAGTCAATGCCTTTGGCGATTTGCTACCAAATGTGTTGGTCGATGGACTTGATAGTTATGAGGCAGAATTAGTGGGGCTAGGGAGCAGGGACTAGGGGCTAGGGGTCAGTAGCTAGAGGCTAGGGTTTAGAGCCAGGTATAAAATCCGTGCTAAAAACCGAATTCTCTCTATCTTCTAGAATTCAATTTCTGGCACCTGAACCCTAATTCCTAGCTGATCGAAAGAATCCCATGAAACAATACATTCCAACGCACGACATTGTGCTCATAACCTTGGATACTTTGCGCTACGACGTGGCGGTAGCTGAGTGGACGAATGGTGGCACACCCAATTTACGGGCACTGTTGCCAGACGGCTGGCAAGAACGCCATAGCCCAGGCTCGTTCACCTATGCTGCGCATCAAGCGATGTTTGCTGGTTTTATGCCCACGCCTGCTACACCTGGCCCACATGGCCGTTTGTTTGCGGCCCGTTTTGCTGGCAGCGAAACCACCACTGAGCAAACCTTTACCTTTGACGCACCAGAAATTGTCACAGGCTTGGCGCAGGTTGGCTATCGCACGATTTGTATCGGCGGCGTGGGCTTTTTCAATCGCCAAACTGCATTAAGCTGTGTACTGCCCGATTTATTTCAGGAATCGTATTGGGAGCCAGGCTTGGGAGTGACCGAGCCACGTTCGACCGAGTTTCAGGTGGCCTTGGCAGTTGAGCGCTTACAGGCAATCCCAGCCGAGCAACGAATCTTTCTGTTTATCAATATTTCAGCCTTGCATCAACCCAATTGCCACTATTTGGCTGGCGCGAAAGGTGATACGTTGGCAAGTCATGCGGCGGCTTTACGCTATGTTGATAGCCAGTTGCCAGCCTTATTTGCTGCGCTACGACGGCGCAACCCAAGCTTTTTAATGCTCTGTTCTGATCATGGTACAGCCTATGGCGAGGATGGTTTTTCTGGCCATCGCCTAGCCCATCCCACGGTTTGGACAGTGCCCTATGCTGATTGCTGTTTGGAGGAAGCCCATGCATCTGCGTGAATATGCCAATGCTACGCCTTACATGGGCTATAGCTATAGTTACCCACATAAATCGGCCTATCGCCAGCTGGAGCCACGCTCGTTACGCGAAGTTTGGGCCGACGAAGCGCATGATCAACTATTTCTATATTTGCACATTCCCTTTTGCGAGATGCGCTGTGGCTTTTGTAATTTGTTCACGACCACTAACCCCAACGAATCGATGGTACAGCGCTATTTGGCGACGTTAGAGCTTCAGATGCAGGCAGTTCACAACGAGCTTGGCGATGTGCAGTTTAGTCGCATGGCGATTGGTGGAGGTACACCAACCTATTTAAGTGCTAGCGAATTGGATCAGCTTTTTAGCATGAGCCAGCGCTGGCTTGGGGTCGATTCACGAGCGATTCCCTTATCGGTTGAAACGTCGCCCCACACTGCGACCGCTGATCGCATGGCGATATTAGGTCAAGCAGGGGTTGATCGGGTAAGCATTGGGGTGCAGAGCTTCCTTGATCATGAAGCCCATGCTGCTGGCCGTGCCCAACGCCGACCTGAGGTTGAGCAGGCGCTAGCCACAATTCGCGCAGCCCAAATTCCCACATTAAATATTGATTTAATTTATGGTTTGCCCAACCAAACCGTGGCAACATGGCTTGAATCGTTGGAAATTGCCTTGCAGTGGCGGCCCGAAGAGTTGTATTTGTATCCGTTGTATGTGCGACCGTTGACTGGCTTGGATCGGCGGGGCACAGGCTGGGAGCACGATTTACGCTTGGAATGCTATCGGGCGGGCCGTGAACGCTTGTTGGCGGCAGGCTATCAGCAAATTTCAATGCGTATGTTTCGCGCCGCTCATGCGCCAGACGACAGTCAAGCACCAAGGTATTGCTGCCAAACTGATGGGATGTTGGGCTTGGGCGCTGGTGCGCGTTCGTACACTCGCAAGCTCCATTATTCCAGCGATTATGCGGTTGGGGCTAGCTCGGTTCGTCAAATTATTCAAAATTACAATCAGCGCAGTTTGCTTGATTTGAGCCAAGTTGATTATGGTTGTGTTGTTTCGAGTGCTGAGCAACACCGCCGCTTTGTGATTCAATCGCTGTTACAGGTCAGTGGGCTGGATACGCAAGCCTATCGGGCGCAATTTGGCAGCGATGTTTTAGCTGATTTGAGCCAAATCAACGAATTAATTGAGTGTGGTTGGGCTGAATATCAGCATGGCGTGTATCAATTAACTCCAACCGGTTTAGAACGCTCAGATCTGATTGGCC carries:
- a CDS encoding PaaI family thioesterase, whose product is MVSTTQPAFQDQLQGNHCWGCGKDNPHGLQIKSYWDGAEAICHWQPQPWHCASPTHVVNGGIIGALIDCHAIISAMALAAQQVGVALSSPMPIWYVTGKLEIAYHKPTPLGPSLELRARFAVQNERKTLVTCTLSAADQLCATGTVLAVRVPNEWMRS
- a CDS encoding STM4015 family protein — encoded protein: MIFAWMGYFGQSSLTNWDGRLKLDPIGHPVHLHLEYNYRSKTPAQTWQDYFNAWLATDEPAKTTGLVIGRWWQDSAHDGDIDLVLESLVNARECLPLLKALFIGDFTSDEWEISWILQGDYAAILAAYPQLEYLAIRGGSNLSFGAIQHQQLKALIIQTGGLAAQVVRDVAAANLPALEHLELWLGSNEYGGNSTIDDLQPILQGERFPNLVTLALRDCEYADLLAQAVANAPIVERIKILDLSLGNLSDTGAEALFTSPAIRKLEFLDLHHHYMSDGMRDCWPTIEVNCDVSDQQIADEDGDEEYRYIAVSE
- a CDS encoding STM4013/SEN3800 family hydrolase — encoded protein: MKQYIPTHDIVLITLDTLRYDVAVAEWTNGGTPNLRALLPDGWQERHSPGSFTYAAHQAMFAGFMPTPATPGPHGRLFAARFAGSETTTEQTFTFDAPEIVTGLAQVGYRTICIGGVGFFNRQTALSCVLPDLFQESYWEPGLGVTEPRSTEFQVALAVERLQAIPAEQRIFLFINISALHQPNCHYLAGAKGDTLASHAAALRYVDSQLPALFAALRRRNPSFLMLCSDHGTAYGEDGFSGHRLAHPTVWTVPYADCCLEEAHASA
- a CDS encoding phage tail sheath C-terminal domain-containing protein → MAEVILPGTYITVRDEGLISAGRIASGYIGIVGTAASGPINQVQILGSFSEAKAIFGASDAWQGGTKNELTLVRALEQIYNNGGKTVYAVRSEGVTVDNYKTALAELENEIVNLVLLAGQDNSNVGMANALIAHLTTTAGIKRERIGLIGSALGDDIAKISGHSYASDRLIFVAPGIKSSVSDPATQTVSQVSLPGSYLAAAVAGLIAALPVQSSPTNKTVAIEGLTTNFSASQLEQLVQKRVLVVEKREGWRVVKGITTATNSAWHQITTRRIVDYAIYGVRSACNPYIGKLNNDRVRGAMKATLDAFLTRMVEDEALVGYSLDVSATRAQQIAGEVQVSLTLQPTFSIDFILVTMYLG
- a CDS encoding STM4014 family protein → MIVIGNPHDRRVALWQAALDRQGQPPAHVISYYDLLAGQIYSAEWIKSGELVRIESPGKDEQLYRELVRFGAELRPEPEFEHWPIDAELPQERGRLWGSRQWYRGYTRLLSQLEQQLTNLNARLLQHPTDIAVMFDKVACHARLAQADVLVPRSLPAIGSFEELQAALQTHGWQRAFIKLAHGSSASGVVAYRTNGRQMQAITTVELVETSAGLQLYNSRSLRTYTHLREIQPLIDALAKQRVHVEEWVPKARLAGKVYDLRMLVIAGKAQHTVVRTSTTPITNLHLLNPRGDLAAVQAQLGAEFWQAVRQQAEAASACFKRSLYAGVDLLIANSLKHCLVGEVNAFGDLLPNVLVDGLDSYEAELVGLGSRD
- a CDS encoding STM4015 family protein, with the protein product MAQLPWMSELAPSNIADWDHPSVLQSTGVVHRIGLGYEDDYDTKTAWIDRFADFLALPKVEKTTGLVIGPWWELDDGNGPVDQVIETLVSAAPQLPNVRALFIGDITSEESEISWIEQDDLSPLLSAFPNLQHFAIRGANGLSLGSCQHSQLKTLVIQSGGLPNRVVQEILHGKLPALEHLELWLGSDWYGGDVTLTDLEPLLNGELFPNLKVLALRDCSFADDLAIAISQSKIINRIEVLDLSLGNLGDDGAKALLACPAIKQLKLLDLHYHYIEQEIAQQFKQLGIEVDISEPQDPHRYDRRYIAVSE
- the galE gene encoding UDP-glucose 4-epimerase GalE yields the protein MRILVSGGAGYIGSVTSAALLDAGYDVVIFDNLRQGHRQAVPAAATFVLGDLNNIAEIRSAFEAHGPFDGILNFASHTLVGESMQHPEYYLRDSVVAGINLLTVAAEHGVKAFILSSTANLFDDPAKMPIDENERIVPGSPYGEMKAWMERALYWYERVHGIHYGALRYFNACGCTPTIGEHHDPETHLIPLVLQVALGQRESIAIFGDDYPTPDGSCVRDYVHVSDLASAHILTLQALLNGGASRRYNLGNGGGFSVKEVIQAVRNVTGHAIPAVVAPRRAGDPATLVASSETIRRDLGWEPRYATIESIIESAWAWHQQHPHGYSE